A stretch of Lactuca sativa cultivar Salinas chromosome 6, Lsat_Salinas_v11, whole genome shotgun sequence DNA encodes these proteins:
- the LOC128126860 gene encoding uncharacterized protein LOC128126860, protein MEEVKKVVLNENCSAAMLNKLPKKKGDPGSLTLPCQFGNLTIIHALADSGASVNLMPYSFFKKLDLPEPRPIRMAIHLANKTVTFPRGICEDILVKVDKFVFPADFIILDMEVDPQVPIILGRPFLNTASAIVDMRDSKLTLRVGEDSVTFGVDQAMKYSRNSDDTAFSIDMLDELLEEGITEDSIKFTTEDE, encoded by the coding sequence atggaagaagtgaagaaggtaGTACTCAATGAAAACTGCTCAGCTGCTATGCTAAATAAGCTACCAAAGAAGAAAGGTGACCCGGGGAGTTTGACCttaccttgccaatttggcaacttgACCATCATTCATGCCTTAGCCGATTCGGGAGCAAGTGTGAATCTAATGCCATATTCGTTCTTTAAGAAGCTGGATCTCCCGGAACCAAGGCCAATTCGCATGGCAATACACTTGGCAAACAAAACAGTCACCTTCCCAAGAGGCATATGCGAAGACATACTAGTCAAGGTGGACAAATTCGTCTTTCCTGCTGATTTTATCATCCTAGACATGGAGGTGGATCCACAAGTGccaatcatccttggaagaccCTTCCTCAACACGGCAAGTGCCATAGTAGACATGAGGGACTCAAAACTCACCTTGCGGGTAGGAGAAGATTCAGTCACATTCGGAGTGGACCAAGCCATGAAGTATTCAAGGAATAGTGACGACACGGCATTCTCAATCGATATGTTAGATGAGTTACTGGAGGAAGGCATAACTGAAGATTCCATCAAGTTCACAACTGAGGATGAATAA